The following nucleotide sequence is from Heptranchias perlo isolate sHepPer1 unplaced genomic scaffold, sHepPer1.hap1 HAP1_SCAFFOLD_1289, whole genome shotgun sequence.
ttccccccaccctccttccCAGGCTGAAATCCACGGGTCCCTCCAGCCTTGCCCCAGACCTGTTCACGGGTGTCCCCGCCCTCTGAGATTCAGACTCTCGGCCCCCGCCTCACCCGCTCTCCGTGCTCCCCTGACAGAATCTCCAGGACCGGAGGCTGCGGCAGATGAAGAGGCATCAGGAGATCAAAGAGTCCAACGACCAGGTGCAGCGGAGACAGCAACGCATGAAGGAGCAGGACTTGCAGGCCGACCAGAGAATACTCGAGTTCCAGGCTGCAAAAATGgtaagggaggaggagagagggagggggggaaagagagggggagggacggggagagagagggccggGGACACATGGGTagtgacagggggagagagggagagaaagggggaaggggagggactgggagtgtttgacaggacagtgtagagggagctttactctgtatctaaccctgtacctgaccctgggagtgtttgacaggacagtgtagagggagctttactctgtatctaaccctgtacctgccctgggagtgtttgatgggacagtgcagagggagctttactctgtatctaaccctgtacctgtccctgggagtgtttgatgggacagtgcagagggtgctttactctgtatctaaccctgtacctgccctggagtgtttgatgggacagtgtggagggagctttactctgtatctcaccctgtacctgccctgggagtgtttgatgggacagtgcagaggagctttactctgtatcgaaccctgtacctgccctgggagtgtttgatgggacagtgcagagggagctttaatctgtatcgaaccctgtacctgccctgggagtgtttgatgggacagtgtagagggagctttactctgtatctaaccctgtacctgaccctgggagtgtttgatgggacagtgcagagggagctttactctgtatcgaaccctgcacctgcctggagtgtttgatggacagtgcagagggagctttactctgtatctaaccctgtacctgtcctgggagtgtttgatgggacagtgtagagggagcttttactctgtatctaaccctgtacctgaccctgggagtgtttgatgggatagtgtagagggagctttactctgtatctaaccctgtacctgaccctgggagtgtttgatgggacagtgtagagggagctttactctgcatctaaccctgtacctgaccctgggagtgtttgatgggacagtgtagagggagctttactctgtatctaaccctgttcctgaccctgggagtgtttgacgggactgtgcagagggagctttactctgtatctaaccctgtacctgcccgggagtgtttgatgggacagtgtagaggagctttactctgtatctaaccctgtacctgaccctgggagtgtttgatggacagtgtagagggagctttactctgtatctaaccctgtacctgaccctgggagtgtttgacgggactgtgcagagggagctttactctgtatctaaccctgtacctgccccgggagtgtttgatgggacagtgtagagggagcttcactctgtatctaaccctgtgcctgaccctgggagtgtttgattggacagtgtagagggagctttactctgtatctaaccctgtacctgaccctgggagtgtttgatgggacagtgtagagggagctttactctgtatctaaccctgtacctgaccccgggagtgtttgatgggactgtgtagagggagctttactctgtatctaaccctgtacctgaccctgggagtgtttgatgggacagtgtggagggagctttactctgtgtctaaccctgtacctgcccctgggagtttgatgggacagtgtagagggagctttactctgtatctaaccctgtacctgaccctgggagtgtttgatgggacagtgcagagggagctttactctgtatctcaccctgtacctgccctgggagtgtttgatgggaccgtgtagagggagctttactctgtatctaaccctgtacctgaccctgggagtgtttgatgggacagtgcagagggagctttactctgtatctaaccctgtacctgccctgggagtgtttgacgggaccgtgtagagggagctttactctgtatctaaccctgtacctgatcctgggagtgtttgat
It contains:
- the LOC137308325 gene encoding cilia- and flagella-associated protein 45-like: NLQDRRLRQMKRHQEIKESNDQVQRRQQRMKEQDLQADQRILEFQAAKMKREADFEEEQNRLKREKAIEVARLQSLQEREQDHKAEQVAER